The following are encoded together in the Mycolicibacterium arabiense genome:
- the ilvN gene encoding acetolactate synthase small subunit: MTTTIHTLSVLVEDKPGVLARVASLFSRRGFNIQSLAVGATEQKHLSRMTIVVAVDDFPLEQITKQLNKLVNVIKIVEQDEDNSVSRELALIKVRADAATRGQIIEAVNLFRAKVVDVSAESLVVEATGTPGKLEALLNLLEPYGIREIAQSGMVTLARGPRGMVTTK; this comes from the coding sequence ATGACCACGACGATTCACACCCTCTCGGTCCTCGTCGAGGACAAGCCCGGCGTGCTCGCGCGCGTCGCATCGCTGTTCTCGCGCCGCGGCTTCAACATCCAGTCGCTCGCGGTCGGAGCCACGGAGCAGAAGCACCTCTCGCGGATGACGATCGTGGTCGCCGTCGACGACTTCCCGCTCGAGCAGATCACCAAGCAGCTCAACAAGCTGGTCAACGTGATCAAGATCGTCGAGCAGGACGAGGACAACTCGGTGTCGCGTGAGCTGGCACTGATCAAGGTCCGTGCCGACGCGGCCACCCGCGGTCAGATCATCGAGGCGGTGAACCTGTTCCGTGCGAAGGTGGTCGACGTGTCGGCGGAGTCACTGGTCGTCGAGGCCACCGGCACGCCTGGCAAGCTCGAGGCGCTGCTCAACCTGCTGGAGCCATACGGTATTCGTGAGATCGCGCAGTCCGGCATGGTGACGTTGGCCCGCGGGCCGCGCGGCATGGTCACCACCAAATAG
- a CDS encoding DoxX family protein yields the protein MTSTSHDPRAWQRPDGLEGSAERPASARLVDPEDDVPSTSYSGDMATTAIPRYEASPPQQQSPFQLLGDPEPLPYVQPHTRHAVNPAEPVEIGPDPMVDDRVRSAGKRGTQDLGLMLLRVGLGALFIAHGLQKAFGLWGGQGLGGFEQSLADLGYQHAGILTYVGAGAQIAIGALLVLGLFTPLAAAAAVAYLVNALLAAVVAQPEGGHFPFFLPDGHEYQVVLLVLAAALCLTGPGLYGFDAGRGWARRPFIGSLAALLLGIGAGVAVWALLNGVNPLA from the coding sequence GTGACCAGTACCTCACACGATCCGCGCGCCTGGCAACGGCCCGATGGCCTCGAAGGCTCGGCCGAGCGGCCTGCGTCGGCCCGCCTGGTCGACCCCGAGGACGACGTCCCTTCGACTTCCTACTCCGGCGACATGGCGACCACGGCCATACCCCGCTACGAGGCGTCGCCGCCCCAGCAGCAGTCCCCGTTCCAACTCCTCGGCGACCCCGAACCGCTGCCGTACGTGCAGCCGCACACCCGGCACGCCGTGAACCCCGCCGAGCCGGTCGAGATCGGTCCCGACCCGATGGTCGACGACCGGGTGCGTTCCGCGGGCAAGCGCGGCACCCAGGACCTGGGGCTGATGCTGCTGCGCGTGGGCCTCGGCGCGTTGTTCATCGCCCACGGCCTGCAGAAGGCCTTCGGACTCTGGGGTGGCCAGGGTCTCGGCGGCTTCGAGCAGTCGCTCGCCGACCTGGGTTACCAGCACGCGGGCATCCTGACCTACGTCGGCGCGGGCGCCCAGATCGCCATCGGCGCGCTCCTGGTGCTCGGGCTGTTCACCCCGCTGGCGGCTGCGGCCGCGGTGGCGTACCTGGTCAACGCGCTGCTGGCGGCGGTCGTCGCGCAGCCCGAGGGTGGGCACTTCCCGTTCTTCCTGCCGGACGGCCACGAATATCAGGTGGTGCTGCTGGTGCTCGCCGCCGCGCTGTGCCTGACCGGCCCCGGCCTGTACGGCTTCGACGCCGGGCGGGGTTGGGCTCGGCGCCCGTTCATCGGGTCGCTCGCCGCGCTGCTGCTGGGCATCGGCGCAGGCGTCGCGGTGTGGGCGCTGCTGAACGGCGTCAACCCGCTCGCCTGA
- a CDS encoding PH domain-containing protein encodes MNRKKPAPEANAAPKPVVIRIAPTALLAVGFFTVALLSIVMALPVWGTALLIVPLIAGVAVFRYRTIADRDTVTARTLFGSRTVPWGDVDGLQFDKRSWALARLKDGSALRLPAVTFTTLPQLTEASGGRVPNPYD; translated from the coding sequence GTGAATCGGAAGAAGCCTGCGCCGGAAGCGAACGCGGCCCCAAAGCCCGTGGTCATCAGGATTGCACCGACGGCACTGCTGGCGGTCGGGTTCTTCACCGTGGCACTGCTGAGCATCGTGATGGCCCTGCCGGTGTGGGGCACGGCGCTGCTGATCGTGCCTCTGATCGCGGGCGTGGCCGTGTTCCGCTACCGCACGATCGCCGACCGAGACACCGTGACCGCCCGGACGTTGTTCGGCAGCCGGACCGTGCCGTGGGGCGACGTCGACGGTCTGCAGTTCGACAAGCGATCGTGGGCGCTGGCCCGACTCAAGGACGGGTCGGCGCTCCGCCTGCCGGCAGTGACGTTCACGACGCTGCCCCAGCTGACCGAGGCCAGCGGCGGTCGGGTGCCCAACCCCTACGACTGA
- a CDS encoding DUF3140 domain-containing protein: MAGKDDDHDETAKEFHDAVNMTASQLEKWLETDESKDVGQKSDGGGESTGHASGRRIIELLKAKKSDLSDDDYAHMRKVVGYVRRHSAQRPKGDVENTHWRYSLMNWGHDPLED, from the coding sequence ATGGCAGGCAAGGACGACGACCACGACGAGACGGCCAAGGAGTTCCACGACGCGGTCAACATGACCGCGAGCCAACTCGAGAAGTGGCTAGAGACAGACGAATCCAAGGACGTCGGGCAGAAGTCCGACGGAGGCGGCGAGTCGACCGGGCATGCCAGCGGACGCAGGATCATCGAGCTGCTCAAGGCCAAGAAGTCAGACCTGTCCGACGACGACTACGCCCACATGCGCAAGGTCGTCGGGTACGTCCGCCGCCATTCCGCGCAGCGCCCCAAGGGGGACGTCGAGAACACGCACTGGCGCTACTCGCTGATGAACTGGGGTCACGACCCCCTCGAGGACTGA
- a CDS encoding acetolactate synthase large subunit, whose protein sequence is MSAPTTRPPASTHRSSGAPAVPTASAPQPRRVAPVEMTGAQAVIRSLEELDVDVIFGIPGGAVLPVYDPLFDSVKLRHVLVRHEQGAGHAASGYAHATGKVGVMMATSGPGATNLVTPLADAQMDSIPVVAITGQVGRGLIGTDAFQEADISGITMPITKHNFLVREGDDIARVIAEAFHIASSGRPGAVLVDIPKDILQGQCTFSWPPVMDLPGYKPNTKPHSRQIREAAKLIAAASKPVLYVGGGVIRGDASEQLLELAELTGIPVVTTLMARGAFPDSHEQNLGMPGMHGTVAAVGALQKSDLLIALGTRFDDRVTGQLSSFAPEAKVIHADIDPAEIGKNRHADVPIVGDVKAVMTDLAEALRRDGTSKDTLDLEDWWKYLNNVQATYPLSYDPQSDGSLSPEYVIETLSRIAGPDAVYVAGVGQHQMWAAQFVKYEKPRTWLNSGGLGTMGYAVPAAMGAKFARPEAEVWAIDGDGCFQMTNQELATCAVEGAPIKVALINNGNLGMVRQWQTLFYGERYSQTNLSTHSHRIPDFLKLAEALGCVGLRCERAEDVEDVINQARAINDRPVVIDFIVGADAQVWPMVAAGTGNDEIMAARNIRPLFDNEDQV, encoded by the coding sequence GTGAGCGCACCCACCACGCGACCGCCGGCATCCACGCACCGCAGCAGCGGCGCGCCAGCCGTCCCCACCGCATCCGCACCGCAGCCGAGAAGGGTTGCCCCCGTTGAGATGACGGGTGCCCAGGCGGTCATCCGGTCGCTCGAGGAACTCGACGTCGACGTGATCTTCGGCATCCCCGGCGGTGCCGTGCTGCCGGTGTACGACCCGCTGTTCGACTCGGTGAAGCTGCGCCACGTGCTGGTCCGCCACGAGCAGGGCGCAGGCCACGCCGCCAGCGGCTACGCCCACGCCACCGGCAAGGTCGGCGTCATGATGGCGACGTCGGGTCCCGGTGCGACCAACCTCGTCACTCCGCTGGCCGACGCGCAGATGGACTCGATCCCGGTGGTCGCGATCACCGGACAGGTCGGTCGCGGGCTGATCGGCACCGACGCCTTCCAGGAAGCCGACATCTCGGGCATCACGATGCCGATCACCAAGCACAACTTCCTCGTCCGCGAGGGCGACGACATCGCCAGGGTGATCGCGGAGGCGTTCCACATCGCGAGTTCGGGTCGCCCCGGCGCCGTGCTGGTCGACATCCCCAAGGACATCCTGCAGGGGCAGTGCACCTTCAGCTGGCCGCCGGTGATGGACCTGCCCGGCTACAAGCCGAACACCAAGCCGCACAGCAGGCAGATCCGGGAGGCCGCCAAGCTCATCGCGGCCGCCAGCAAGCCGGTCCTCTACGTCGGCGGCGGTGTCATCCGCGGTGACGCGAGCGAGCAGCTGCTGGAACTGGCGGAGTTGACCGGGATCCCGGTCGTCACCACGCTGATGGCCCGCGGTGCGTTCCCCGACAGCCACGAGCAGAACCTGGGCATGCCCGGGATGCACGGCACCGTCGCCGCGGTCGGCGCGCTGCAGAAGAGCGATCTGCTGATCGCGCTCGGCACGCGCTTCGACGACCGGGTGACCGGGCAGCTGTCGTCGTTCGCGCCGGAGGCCAAGGTGATCCACGCTGACATCGACCCCGCCGAGATCGGCAAGAACCGGCACGCCGACGTGCCGATCGTGGGCGACGTCAAGGCCGTCATGACCGACCTGGCCGAGGCGTTGCGCCGGGATGGAACGTCGAAGGACACGCTGGATCTCGAGGACTGGTGGAAGTACCTGAACAACGTGCAGGCCACCTACCCGCTGAGCTACGACCCGCAGAGCGACGGCAGCCTCAGCCCGGAGTACGTCATCGAGACGCTGAGCCGCATCGCAGGCCCGGACGCGGTGTACGTCGCCGGCGTCGGTCAGCATCAGATGTGGGCGGCGCAGTTCGTCAAGTACGAGAAGCCGCGCACGTGGCTGAACTCCGGTGGTCTCGGCACGATGGGTTACGCCGTGCCCGCGGCGATGGGCGCTAAGTTCGCCCGGCCCGAGGCCGAGGTCTGGGCCATCGACGGTGACGGCTGCTTCCAGATGACCAATCAGGAACTGGCGACCTGCGCGGTCGAGGGTGCGCCGATCAAGGTGGCGCTCATCAACAACGGCAACCTGGGCATGGTGCGGCAGTGGCAGACGCTGTTCTACGGCGAGCGCTACAGCCAGACCAACCTGTCCACGCACAGCCACCGCATCCCGGACTTCCTCAAGCTGGCCGAAGCGCTGGGCTGCGTCGGATTGCGTTGCGAGCGAGCTGAAGACGTCGAGGACGTCATCAACCAGGCGCGGGCGATCAACGACCGTCCGGTGGTCATCGACTTCATCGTCGGCGCCGACGCCCAGGTGTGGCCGATGGTGGCCGCAGGCACGGGCAACGACGAGATCATGGCGGCGCGCAACATCCGCCCGCTGTTCGACAACGAGGATCAGGTGTAG
- the ilvC gene encoding ketol-acid reductoisomerase, which translates to MYYDDDADLSIIQGRKVGVIGYGSQGHAHSLSLRDSGVEVKVGLKEGSKSREKVTEQGLEVDTPAEVAKWADVIMLLAPDTAQAEIFSTDIEPNLVAGNALFFGHGLNIHFDLIQPADDITVGMVAPKGPGHLVRRQFVDGKGVPALIAVDQDPTGEGEALALSYAKGIGGTRAGVIKTTFKEETETDLFGEQAVLCGGTEELVKAGFEVMVEAGYAPEMAYFEVLHELKLIVDLMYEGGIARMNYSVSDTAEFGGYISGPRVIDADTKDRMRAILKDIQDGSFVKRLVANVEGGNKELEGLRKENAEHPIEVTGKKLRDLMSWVDRPITETA; encoded by the coding sequence ATGTACTACGACGACGACGCGGACCTGTCGATCATCCAGGGACGCAAGGTCGGCGTGATCGGGTACGGCAGCCAGGGACACGCGCACTCGTTGAGCCTGCGCGACTCCGGCGTCGAGGTGAAGGTCGGTCTCAAGGAGGGCAGCAAGTCCCGTGAGAAGGTGACCGAGCAGGGTCTCGAGGTCGACACCCCCGCCGAGGTCGCCAAGTGGGCCGACGTGATCATGCTGCTGGCGCCCGACACGGCGCAGGCGGAGATCTTCTCCACCGACATCGAGCCGAATCTCGTCGCGGGCAATGCGCTGTTCTTCGGCCACGGCCTGAACATCCACTTCGACCTGATCCAGCCTGCCGACGACATCACCGTCGGCATGGTGGCGCCCAAGGGCCCCGGCCACCTGGTGCGCAGGCAGTTCGTCGACGGCAAGGGCGTTCCCGCGCTGATCGCGGTCGACCAGGACCCCACCGGTGAAGGCGAGGCGCTCGCACTGTCCTACGCCAAGGGCATCGGCGGCACTCGGGCCGGCGTCATCAAGACCACGTTCAAGGAGGAGACCGAGACCGATCTCTTCGGCGAGCAGGCCGTGTTGTGCGGCGGCACCGAGGAACTGGTCAAGGCAGGCTTCGAGGTCATGGTCGAGGCGGGCTATGCCCCCGAGATGGCCTACTTCGAGGTGTTGCACGAACTGAAGCTGATCGTCGACCTGATGTACGAGGGCGGCATTGCACGGATGAACTACTCGGTCTCCGACACCGCGGAGTTCGGCGGCTACATCTCGGGCCCGCGCGTCATCGACGCCGACACCAAGGACCGGATGCGCGCCATCCTCAAGGACATTCAGGACGGCAGCTTCGTGAAGCGGCTCGTCGCGAACGTCGAGGGCGGCAACAAGGAACTCGAGGGCCTGCGCAAGGAGAACGCCGAGCACCCCATCGAGGTCACCGGCAAGAAGCTGCGCGACCTGATGAGCTGGGTCGACCGGCCGATCACCGAGACCGCTTAG
- a CDS encoding DUF5914 domain-containing protein gives MAKASPFQVLPPLRWAAQEPTYRDASPALIQSALRRSQSRPSGNWYVFAASTDVGGQPFAANVAGEELVAWRDDAGDLHVGPAECPHLGADLSTGRVECGTLICPWHGLRLSGRREAGWKPYPAHDDGVLAWVRLDRIGGEEPTEEPIITHRPPQPSIAAVARLVGTCEPADVIANRLDPWHGSWFHPYSFTQLEVLSSPPIADDLPVEQDALAVAVTFRIGRLGVPVIAEFISPEPRTILMKIVDGEGSGSVVETHATPLAPGPDGLPRTAVIEAVVAYSDRSGFARALGVAPLITPLMRYSAARLWRDDLVYAERVFALRRRRRERRDATAE, from the coding sequence ATGGCCAAGGCATCTCCGTTCCAGGTGCTGCCGCCGCTGCGCTGGGCTGCTCAGGAACCGACCTACCGCGACGCCTCCCCCGCGTTGATCCAGTCCGCGCTGCGCCGCTCGCAGAGCCGGCCCAGCGGCAACTGGTACGTGTTCGCCGCGAGCACGGACGTCGGCGGACAGCCGTTCGCCGCCAACGTCGCCGGCGAGGAACTGGTGGCCTGGCGCGACGACGCCGGTGATCTGCACGTCGGTCCGGCCGAGTGCCCCCACCTCGGGGCCGACCTGTCCACCGGCCGGGTCGAATGCGGCACGCTCATCTGCCCCTGGCACGGGCTGCGGCTGTCCGGCCGCCGCGAGGCCGGGTGGAAGCCCTACCCGGCCCACGACGACGGGGTGCTCGCGTGGGTTCGCCTCGACCGCATCGGCGGGGAAGAACCCACCGAGGAGCCGATCATCACCCACCGCCCGCCGCAGCCGAGCATCGCCGCCGTCGCCCGACTCGTCGGCACGTGCGAGCCCGCCGACGTCATCGCCAACCGCCTCGACCCCTGGCACGGATCCTGGTTCCATCCCTACTCGTTCACCCAGCTCGAGGTACTGAGTTCGCCGCCGATCGCCGACGACCTCCCCGTCGAACAGGACGCGCTCGCGGTGGCCGTCACGTTCCGCATCGGTCGGCTCGGCGTCCCGGTGATCGCCGAGTTCATCAGCCCCGAGCCCAGAACCATCCTGATGAAGATCGTCGACGGCGAGGGCAGCGGCAGCGTCGTCGAGACTCACGCCACGCCGTTGGCCCCCGGGCCCGACGGGCTGCCGCGCACCGCGGTCATCGAGGCGGTCGTCGCGTACTCCGACCGCTCCGGATTCGCCAGGGCACTGGGCGTCGCACCGCTGATCACGCCGCTCATGCGGTACTCGGCGGCACGGTTGTGGCGCGATGATTTGGTCTACGCCGAGAGGGTATTCGCGTTGCGACGTCGCCGTCGCGAGAGGCGTGACGCGACCGCCGAGTAG